In Sediminitomix flava, a single genomic region encodes these proteins:
- a CDS encoding PepSY-associated TM helix domain-containing protein has protein sequence MRNFFSPIPKRTYKLAKSWHKYIGLALSLFLIWMSISGVILNHPDWFANFSVSKNLVPDEYHPYNWNRGAVVDAEFIGEDTLFFAGKQGIWRSIDRGKSFISEKENGFTDSRYFQKTNDICLLKENKQIVAATYGGIWLLDLENNHWQQADLGNYTNDQFVKIINRGNELLAFSKSGVYKSSIQSPLLFEEVELRRNSRPYMDLIMFFFALHSGWLWGLPGKLVYDIAAIVLIFLSATALYITFKKKINRKNKQNGKVSSNNKWLAFTIKNHSKIGLWILGFLMIFGGTGLFMRPPLLVALVNGKVPDKYIPSYIVKNPWYHSIRNTCYDPVKDRIILDTTEGLFEGKADLSEEFKPINWDVNIFVMGATVFEAKPNEHFWIGSFYGLFDYKEGKKLSKDLMMNTAVPLYQSMGRPAQYMVTGYFQRPDGEEFVSAHGQGLMNLDMYGKQPYQMPKEMYEDYRMSLWNYMFELHNGRLFSPILGKWGILFIPITALLFLILNITGTYEYIYRNRKKLFRLKKK, from the coding sequence ATGAGAAATTTCTTTTCGCCTATCCCTAAACGGACATATAAACTAGCCAAATCATGGCATAAATACATCGGACTTGCGCTATCTCTCTTTCTGATTTGGATGAGTATTTCGGGTGTTATTCTTAACCACCCCGATTGGTTTGCGAATTTTAGTGTATCCAAAAATCTAGTTCCAGATGAATATCATCCATATAATTGGAACAGAGGAGCTGTAGTTGATGCAGAATTCATAGGAGAAGACACGCTATTCTTTGCTGGAAAACAAGGGATTTGGAGATCTATAGATAGAGGAAAATCTTTTATTTCAGAAAAAGAAAATGGATTTACAGACTCAAGATATTTTCAGAAAACAAATGATATCTGTCTGCTGAAAGAAAACAAACAAATAGTAGCTGCTACTTATGGCGGAATTTGGTTACTGGATTTAGAAAACAATCATTGGCAACAGGCTGACCTTGGGAATTATACAAACGATCAATTTGTCAAAATTATAAATAGAGGAAATGAGTTATTAGCTTTTTCTAAGTCAGGAGTTTATAAAAGCAGTATTCAATCACCTCTCCTATTTGAAGAAGTTGAATTGAGAAGAAACAGCCGTCCGTACATGGATTTAATTATGTTTTTCTTCGCACTTCACAGTGGTTGGCTTTGGGGCTTGCCCGGAAAACTAGTTTATGACATCGCTGCTATTGTTTTAATTTTTCTTTCTGCTACAGCTCTTTACATCACTTTCAAAAAGAAAATAAATCGAAAAAATAAGCAAAATGGCAAAGTCAGTTCAAACAATAAATGGCTTGCCTTTACCATTAAAAATCACAGTAAAATTGGGCTATGGATACTCGGTTTTCTAATGATTTTTGGAGGCACAGGCTTATTTATGCGCCCTCCTCTACTCGTCGCTTTAGTAAACGGAAAAGTACCCGATAAATATATTCCATCATATATAGTCAAAAACCCTTGGTATCATTCTATCAGAAATACTTGTTATGATCCTGTAAAGGATCGAATCATCTTAGATACCACAGAAGGTTTATTTGAGGGAAAAGCTGATCTGAGTGAAGAGTTTAAGCCGATTAATTGGGATGTAAATATCTTTGTAATGGGAGCAACAGTTTTTGAGGCTAAACCCAATGAGCATTTTTGGATAGGCTCATTTTATGGGCTTTTTGATTATAAAGAAGGAAAAAAATTATCAAAAGATTTGATGATGAATACCGCAGTTCCTCTTTACCAAAGCATGGGACGACCTGCACAATATATGGTTACAGGATATTTTCAGAGACCTGACGGAGAAGAATTTGTGAGTGCACACGGACAAGGCTTAATGAACTTAGATATGTATGGAAAACAGCCTTATCAGATGCCGAAAGAAATGTATGAAGATTACCGTATGTCATTATGGAATTATATGTTTGAGCTTCACAACGGAAGACTTTTTAGTCCAATTCTTGGAAAATGGGGCATTTTATTTATCCCAATTACAGCTCTCCTATTTCTGATTTTAAATATTACGGGTACATACGAGTATATATACAGAAACAGAAAAAAGTTATTCCGCCTAAAAAAGAAGTAA